One segment of Zonotrichia albicollis isolate bZonAlb1 chromosome 4, bZonAlb1.hap1, whole genome shotgun sequence DNA contains the following:
- the MYRFL gene encoding myelin regulatory factor-like protein — translation MPSKFLPFLLLTLGQDVHGALENPMVDTSLLEEFISSDVEFGTLQSQLPDSPPDSGSEPCSPPQLQTPWCDAVWPSGLQPPLPCPSVRAPSKLPCRFMETYPDPSATGYPCTISQGCCLKTENAVPPWNHSTSSSCSGFNYSYFQPNASQISGISAASSKKRKLSQLLGDGIDSPVQSQDSRQATVKDYAAEVQEYDSDGQNAALEKCCQALTWQPYQTSQWNSLFDSNYEKLPAVGYHIVTDKGFNFSTTDDAFVCQKKNHFQITVHIRITGHPKYVKTQQGRKPIEKYYLKAYGIKVEAPNETIAIEQSQSDRSKKTFPPVKVDLPGDQITKVTLGRLHFSETTANNMRKKGKPNPDQRYFMLVVGLYAVSQDQFYLLSANVSEKIIVRASNPGQFEHDSDVLWQRGAAPETIAYHGRVGINTDAPDEALVVCGNAKVMGRVMHPSDSRAKQNIREVDTNEQLKRIAQMRLVEYDYKPEFASVMGIKDTHETGIIAQEVKSLLPEAVREVGDVACHDGEKIENFLMVDKDQIFMENVGAVKQLCKLTNNLEVRIEELEQWNRKLARQKRINSLKSTVSEESKVSRYSRTNSLLPSIKSVPLKSRKVCLSKTKESCSVKIFRVTIIALIAIMALCALAIWSLYLLSIHDRRFEKHPVYSSTSSPVPVSPSTTTAALQSESTVSQTTQPISRIPEVNFCGILSCDKVYCCPIHQPKVKSLSYEKNNAKGKQNKSDMLPKRDSIKKPRGRPDLGNDWIDTTVSSIQILQTQQSIDNRYCSKNLQCSSGNYSYVIPINKYTPMDVEISLEINTTEPLIIFLCKVTFGNFCSHYSSSQNSRKNFQETTQGRQHIWALPVAKLYDSAYSFRVAVPGFASCSTDRYFAGMFFTDYYFYFYRQCN, via the exons GCAAAGCCAGTTGCCAGACTCCCCACCGGACTCTGGCTCAGAACCGTGTTCCCCACCACAGCTACAAA CCCCATGGTGTGATGCTGTGTGGCCcagtgggctgcagcctcctctcccATGCCCATCTGTCAGGGCACCCAGCAAGCTTCCCTGCAGGTTCATGGAGACCTATCCTGACCCCAGTGCCACGGGGTATCCTTGCACCATCTCCCAAGGCTGCTGCCTGAAGACAGAAAATGCTGTGCCTCCATGGAATCATTCCACATCCTCCAGCTGTTCgggttttaattattcatacTTCCAGCCTAATGCATCTCAGATTTCTGG TATTTCTGCAGCATCAAGCAAAAAAAGGAAGCTCTCCCAATTACTAGGAGATGGGATTGATTCTCCAGTGCAGTCTCAGGATTCCAGACAAG CAACTGTAAAGGACTATGCTGCTGAAGTGCAAGAATATGACAGTGATGGACAGAATGCAGCTTTGGAAAAATGCTGTCAAGCTCTTACATGGCAACCATATCAAACTTCTCAGTGGAACAGCTTATTTGACTCTAATTATGAAAAACT ACCTGCTGTAGGATATCACATTGTCACAGATAAAGGATTTAATTTTTCAACAACAGATGATGCCTTTGTGtgccaaaagaaaaatcatttcCAAATCACAGTTCATATTAGAATCACTGGACATCCAAAATATGTCAAAACTCAGCAGGGGAGGAAACCAATAGAAAAGTATTACTTGAAAGCTTATGGAATTAAG GTGGAAGCTCCAAATGAAACAATTGCTATTGAACAGTCTCAATCAGATAGAAGCAAAAAAACTTTTCCTCCTGTAAA agTTGATCTGCCAGGGGACCAGATAACTAAAGTAACACTGGGACGGCTGCATTTCAGTGAAACAACAGCAAATAATatgagaaaaaaggggaaaccTAATCCTGATCAGAG ATACTTCATGCTGGTGGTTGGACTGTATGCTGTATCTCAGGACCAGTTCTACTTACTATCTGCAAATGTCTCTGAAAAGATCATTGTGAGG GCATCCAACCCAGGGCAGTTTGAGCACGACAGCGATGTGCTGTGGCAGCGAGGAGCCGCTCCAGAGACCATAGCGTATCACGGCCGCGTCGGGATTAACACAGACGCGCCGGACGAAGCGCTGGTGGTCTGCGGGAACGCCAAAGTGATGGGCAGAGTCATGCACCCCTCTGACAGCCGAGCCAAGCAGAACATCCGCGAG GTCGACACAAATGAGCAGTTGAAAAGAATAGCACAAATGAGGCTGGTGGAATATGACTACAAGCCTGAATTTGCATCTGTTATGGGAATAAAAGATACCCATGAAACAG GAATAATAGCACAGGAAGTGAAGAGTCTTTTACCTGAAGCTGTTAGAGAAGTTGGAGATGTTGCTTGTCATGATggtgaaaaaatagaaaacttcCTCATGGTTGACAAG GATCAGATCTTTATGGAGAATGTCGGTGCTGTAAAGCAGCTTTGTAAGCTAACAAACAATCTTGAAGTCAGAATAGAAGAATTGGAACAGTGGAATAGGAAACTGGCCAGGCAGAAACGGATCAACAGTTTAAAGTCAACAGTCAGTGAAGAGAGCAAAGTCAG CAGGTATAGTCGAACTAATAGTCTCTTGCCATCAATAAAATCAGTCCCACTAAAATCCAGGAAG GTTTGTTTATCAAAGACCAAAGAATCTTGCTCCGTGAAGATTTTCCGGGTGACTATAATAGCTTTGATTGCTATTATGGCACTATG TGCTTTGGCAATATGGAGCCTATATTTACTTAGCATTCACGACAGACGTTTTGAAAAACATCCAGTTTACAG caGCACCTCAAGTCCTGTTCCAGTCTCTCCCTCTACTACCACAGCAG cattACAGAGTGAGAGCACAGTTTCTCAGACCACACAGCCCATCAGCAGGATCCCTGAAGTGAATTTCTGTGGCATTTTATCTTGTGACAAGGTCTATTGTTGTCCAATTCACCAACCAAAAGTCAAATCTCTAAgctatgaaaaaaataatgcaaaggGAAAAC aaaacaaaagtgaCATGTTACCCAAACGAGATTCCATCAAAAAACCTCGTGGAAGACCTGATCTTGGAAATGACT GGATTGATACAACAGTCAGTTCCATACAGATTTTGCAAACTCAGCAAAGCATTGACAACCGCTATTGTAGTAAAAATCTGCAGTGCAG CTCTGGAAACTACAGCTATGTTATTCCTATTAACAAATACACGCCCATGGATGTAGAAATCTCACTGGAAATAAA CACCACAGAACCATTAATTATATTTCTCTGCAAAGTCACATTTGGAAATTTTTGCTCCCATTATTCTTCCAGCCAAAACAGTAGGAAGAATTTCCAAGAAACCACACAG GGACGGCAGCACATTTGGGCTCTCCCCGTAGCTAAGCTGTATGACAGCGCATACTCTTTCCGCGTGGCCGTGCCG gGTTTTGCTAGCTGCTCAACAGACCGTTACTTTGCTGGAATGTTTTTTACTGATTATTACTTCTACTTTTATCGGCAGTGTAATTAA